DNA from Halostella limicola:
CCGAGCACGTACTGCGCGAGGATCGCCCGTTCGACCGCGTCGGCGTCGAGGTCGTCGGCGTGGATGATCGCTTCCGACTCGCCCGTGCTGGCGGATTCGGGCATCACGGTGAGCGTTCCCTTGCCGCCCATCCGGAGCGAGACTTCGTCGCCCTTCTCGACGTCGTGTTCCTGCGCCCACTCGGCGGGGAGCGTCATCGCCAGCGTGGACGGGCCGAGCCGCTGCACTTTACGCGTTTCCATACCGAATCGAAGCGCTCCGATCACCTTAACCTTGACTATACTACCCTTAAGACTTTGACCAATATTATAATGTTAGTCGTTACCTCGACGATCAGACCACTTGGAGCATGCGGCGCTCGAACCGACCGACGCGGACCTTCCGCCAGCCCCGCAGCGACTCGTCGACGGCCTCGTCGTCCGTGTCGACGCGGAGGACGCCGACGCCGTCGAGTTTCGCCCGCGAGGCGACGACCTCGACCTCGGAGCGCTCGATGACCGCCGGCGATATCTGGTCGTTGCCGCGCCCGAAGATGAACCCCTGGCCGCCGATGGGCGAAACCACGATCACGTTGCGCTCCCCGAGGGAGTCGAGGATCTCGTCCTCCGCAGCGTCGCGGGCCAGCACCTCGCCATCCTGCCAGACGTCGACGCCGAGCGGCGACCCGTCGAACCCGAGTTCCGCCTTGATCGCGCCGACCGTGCTGCCGGGGCCGAGGACGTAGGTCACGTCGGGCTCGACGTCCGCAGCGAACCCCGCGGCGAGCGACTCGACGGAGCCGCCGCCGAGTTGCTTGCTCGACTGCAGGTCCTCGGCGACGGGCACCGGCCGCACCGCCTTCAGGTCCGTCTCCACCTCGCCGCCGCGGTAGGCGTCCTCGTCGATGTCGTTTATCTCGCGGTCGGCGACCGCGTCGAACGTCGCCGCGATGCGGCCGGCGTCCTCCGGCGTGACGCCGAACACCGAGGAGTACACCTTGACGCCGGCGGGGATCCCGAGCATCGGCGTGTCGTCGTCCGCGGCGTCGAGGACCGCGGCGACGTCGACGGCCGTCCCGTCGCCGCCGGCGAACAGTACGAGGTCGACGTCCGCGTCGAGAAAGGCGCGGACGGCCTCGCGGGTGTCCTCGGTCGACGTCTCCGCGCCGGGGTCGGTGACGACCGTCGGGTCGAACCCCGCGGCGCGCGCCTCGTCGGCACCCATCTCCCCGCCCGCCGCGAGGAGGTCGATGCCGTCCGCCCGCTCACGGAGCGCGCTCTGCGCGTCGGTCGCGCGCTCCGGCGCGCGCGGTTCCGCACCGCGCTCGCGCGCCTCCTCGACCTTCCCGTCGGTGCCTTTCAGTCCGACGCGGCCGCCCATCCCCGCGATCGGATTCACGACTACCCCGATGCGTCGCATGGGAAACGCTTCGGCCGAGACGGCAAAAAGCGCCCGACCCGCCGCGTTCGTCAAAAGTTAAGAGAGCGCATACGAAACGTCAGCCCATGACGACGATCCTCGCCGCCGAGACCGCACTGCCGATCAACGCCGTCGGCTACGGAGTCCTCGCCGTCAGCCTGCTCATCACCGCGGCCTGGCTCGCGTACCTGTACCGCTGATAGTTGAAATTGAACCGATTCACACATCGACCGGAACCGGTCGAGTGTGTCATTGCGTTCAATTTCAACTATGGGACTCGACGGGGTCGACCCGCTGTTCGAGCCAGTCGGCCGCCGCGGCGACCACGTCCTCGTCCGGCCCGGAGATCTTCACGCGGACGTAGTCGCCGGGGTAGCTCCCGACCGATACGTCGAACTCCTCCTGCAGCGCCGCAAGCCGGTCAAGCAGCGCGCTCTCCGGTTCGTCCGCCTCGACGACCGTGACGTGTTTCGTGGTGCCGCTGAACTCGTCGGCCACCAACTCGAACATCGCCGTCATCTCGTCGGGGACGCCCGGCAGGACGTACACCGACTCGACGACCGCGCCGGGCGCGACGCCGACCTCGTTGTGGAGGACGCGCGCGCCGGCGGGCAGGTGCGCCGTCCGTTCGGTGAGGTCCTCGCGCGTGTAGCCGCCGTGCTCTTCGAGCCACTCCAGCACTTCCTCGTGTTCGACCACGTCGCGACCGAACGCGGCCGCGACGCCCTCCATCGTCACGTCGTCGTGGGTGGGACCCAGACCGCCCGTCACCACGACGACGTCGTACTCAGCGCGGTACTCGTTGACGACGCGAGCGATGTCGGCGACCCGATCGGGGACGACGGTGACGCGCTCGACGACGACGCCCCTCGCGTCGAGTTCGTCGCAGAGCCAGGTCGCGTTCGTGTTCGTCGTGTCGCCCGACAGGAGTTCGTCGCCGACAGTGACCACGGCGGCGTGCATACCCGCGATTACGGGCCGGAGAGTAAAAGTTCGGGGCTTCAGCCCCGGTAGGCGCGTTTTCGCGAGCCGATACGCAGCGTCCTCTTGCGTGCCGCGGCCAGCAGTTCCGCCGAAACAGATCTTGTCACCCGGTTAATCAAAACAACTCGGTTACTTCAAAATCGTACTGGTTTATGCTAGTGGGCGATCTATGAGTAAGTAAGAGGAGTGTAAGATGACTGACAGCGGTTTCGACGCCCTATCGAACGAACGCTGCCGCGAACTACTGGTTTCCCTGCTGGACAGCGATCATCGGGTCGTCCCGGAACTCTCCGACGAGGCACGCGAAATCGCTAATTCGAACGAGGAGCTGCTCCGGAAACACCTGGCCAGTTCCAGGGAGGTAGCCGGTGTGGACGAGGATCTGCTCGGGGTCCGCCTCGTTCACCTGCCGAAGATCGCCGACTACGGCTTCGTGGAATGGGACCGGGACGCGAACGTGATGTCGCGGGGACCGCGGTTCGACGACCTCCGACCGCTCCTCGAGATGGTAGACGACCCCCGCGAGGTCCCCCCGTCGGAGATCCCCGTCATGATGCGCCGTTCGGACGGAGCTGAGACGGAGTTCCGCCGATAACGCTCTCGTTGACTCGACGGCGGCGGAACTACCGAGGCGCTTACGCGGGGGAGAGCGTGAACGAGAATTCCGATCCGACTCCGGGCTCCGAGTCGACCCATATCTCCCCGCCGTGCCGGTCGACGATCCGCTCGCACAGCGCCAACCCGATCCCGGATCCGGGCTGGTCATCCTGCGAGTGAAGGCGCTGGAAGACCTCGAAGACGCGTTCCGCCTCGTCGGGATCGATCCCCGTCCCTTCGTCGCGGACCGATACGGTCCACCTCTCGCCCTCCCGTTTCGCCGACACGTGTATCACCGGCGGCTCGTCGCCGCTGTACCGGATCGCGTTCGTCAGCAGGTTCTGGAACACCTGCCGCAACTGCCGCTCGTCGCCCTCGACGGCGGGCAGCGGTTCTCGCGTCAACTCGGCGTCGGACTCTTCCATCCTGAACTTGAGATCCGCGAGCACGTCGTCGAGAACGGCGTCGAGATCGACGGGGCCTAGCGCGTCGCCTCGCGTCCCGACCTGCGAGTACTCGAGGAGGCTCTCGATCATCTCCCGCATCCGGTCGGCCCCGTCGACCGCGAATTCGAGGAACTCCTCGCCGTCCTCGTCGAGGTCGTCGCCGTGTCGGTCGTCGAGGAGTTCGAGGAAGCTCGTCACCATTCGCAGCGGCTCCTGCAGGTCGTGAGAGGCGGCGTACGCGAACTGTTCCAGCCGGTCGTTCGACGCTTCCAGCTTCGTTACCGCCTCCTCTAACTGCTCCTCGGCTCGCTTCAACTCCTCGTTTTGCTCCTTGAGCGTCTGGGCGTGAATCATCGCTTCCGCCTCGCGGACGCCGATCCCCAGCCCCGCGATCGACCCGATTGCCAGGAAGACCGCCTGGGTCCCGAACGTGAACTCCACGTTCACGCCGGGATGGAGGACGCGCAGACCGAGAACGATGCCCATCACGGCCACGCCGCCGAAGACCCACAGCACGATACGCGGGTAGAACTCGGGCCGGATCGTCGTGTTCGGCAGCCAGACCCCGATGTACAGCGTCACGATCCCGAGCGAGCCGACCAGTACCAGATCGAGTACCGCCTCCAGAAGTATCCCGCTACTGGCGAACGTGATCACTGCTCTGACGACCGCGACGACGAGGAGCAAAACGCCGAGCACGGGGATGATCCGGTGCCAGTAGGTGACTTCGTCTCGACACGACTCGATCGTCGTGTCGAAGTCGATAGAGCCTCCACTCATTACGCCGTACCTGAACCGCGCCGCGGTTCAGGATCACTTTTTACTATCCAAACCGTTTAAGTAGGTCACCGGGACGTTGCCTCCAACTCCGACAGCGTATCCCCGAGGATCTGGTCGATACCCCGCCGGAGTCGGGACGCGACTGCCTGCTGCGTGATCCCGAGTTCGTCCCCGATCTCGGCCATGGTCACGTCGCGCGGCGAGTTGAAGTACCCGCGTTCGTACGCGAGGACCAACGCCTCCCGCTGCGAGTCGGTCAACGCCGCTCCGGTGTCGGTCTCTATCGGCGTGAGCGCGTGCAGTTTCGTTAGCGTGATCGGGATGTCCAGCTCCCGACAGCGCCGCTGAAACGCCGCGATGTCGCTCCGGTCGTCGCCGCGGACGTCGAACGTCCACTGCCGGTTCGTGCCGACCGCTCTGACGAGGGGGATCTCCGTCTCCGTCAGCGTGCTCAACACCCCGTCGTACTCCAGCATCCACTCGACGCGTAACAGATACTCGTCCTCGACGGAGTCGATGAGTTCGATACCTTTCACTCCCGGATGATCGGCGAACGCCCCCTCGACGTCGTCGATCGACGTCCCGCGAACCCAGAAGTAGGGGACCACGACGTCCCGGGCCGGGATCATGCGCTCCAGTTCGACCGTCACGTCGGGCAGTCGGTCGAAGACGCTCCCCAACGGAAACTCGTCTGCGGGAACGGTGAACGTCGCCTCGGTAGCCATCGTCTCGACCGTCGCGGTCCGGCGGTAAAGGCCCTCGCTTCGGCTACCGCATTCCCGGCGGCGGCCCGTCGTCGAACTCGTCGTCCTCGGTCTCGACGTCCAACCCCATCTCCTTGCGCTTGTTCTCCAGTTCCCGGATCTGCCGGAGGTAGTAGATCAGGCCGGCGATCATCACCGCGCCGAGGACCGCGACGAGGCCGCCGAAGATGAGGATGTCGCGCTGGAGGTAGTACCGGACGAACACGTTCCGGTCGGGGTCCTCCCAGCGGATGTGCATGCGGTCGCCCACCACCTCCTTCGCGGAGGGGTCGGGGCTGACGTGGCCGAACAGGAAGTTGTCGGTCCGGTGGTTCGGCGGCAGGACAACCTCGTACGAGCCGTCGACGAGCACCGGCGAGCCGAACTCCTTCGGCCGCGTCTCCGCCGTGTAGGCGACCGAGCCGTTCTCGTCCGGGAGCTCGATCACCGTCTCGCCGCCGTCGATCCTGACGTCGAGGTCGGTGCCGTTGACGAACGTTCCGTTCGGGTAGCGGAACTGCACCGCGCGGACGTGGACGGGCTCGTTCCCGCTGAACCCCTCCTCGTACACCTCGATCTCGGAGGTCTCGGTGACGTTGTACACCGCCTGGTACTCGCCGCCGTCTATCGTTATCGTCGCGGTGGCGTTCGTCTCCCAGTCGTACTCGGCGTCCTCGTTAACCTCCTCCTCGTCGAGCTCCTCGGCGAAGGGGCCGACGCTACACCCGGCGGTGACGGCGATCAGCGCGACGGCGACCGTGGCGAGGACGAGGCGGCGATTCATGGAACGACGGCGCGGAGTTCGGCGGGGAGGTACTGGCCGATGCTGGCGAGCAGGCCCGGCGGGTCCGTGCTCTCGGTGCAGACGATGCTCTGTTCCAGCAGCCCCAGTCGCTCGACGGTGACGATGTCCTGCGCGTGGCCGGCGCGGTTGACCGTCGCGCGGACCTCGCCGCGGGTCGCGCTGTTGACGTTGACGCGGCCGTCGCCGCGGGTCCAGTCGTACAGGCGGTCGCGCTCCTCGTCGGCGAGGCGGTTGGGCTCGTTCTCCCCGCCGTACACGAACCGCATCGGCAGGTGCTGGACGAGGCCGAACCGCTCGCGGACCTGCGCGGGCGACCCCGGCCCGAGGTCGATCTCGTCGGCCGGAATGCGGACCGCCTCGCCGGCGTCGAGGACGAAACCGTCCTCGTCCCAGCGTTCGAGCGTGCCGACGTACGTCTCGCCGGCCTCGAACTCGCCGGTGATCTCGCCCCACTCCTCGCGGAGCAGGTTCCGCGCGACGACCGCGTCGTCGCCCTCGACGGTGACCGACGGGAAGTCGTCGTGGCGGACGCCCACCTCGTAGGTCACGTCCAGATCGCCCAGCGCGTTGGCCACGAGCGACCGCAGGGAGTCGAGCGAGCGTTCGCGGGCGTCGCCCTCGACGTAGAGTTTAGTCGCGAGTACGACCATTATGCCTCTACGTTCAGCTCGTCGCGGAGCGCGTCGATGCGCTCGTCCATCGAGTCGACGAGTCGGGTGTTCTCCATGGCCTCCAGCGGCGACCCGCACTCGGGACACTCGAAGCCGAACTCCATCGCCTCGCCGAACTCGAAGCGGATGGAGTCGACCTCGCAGAGGTAGAACTCGTGGTTGCGCTCGTACTCGCGGCGGTTCTCGAGCGCCTCCAGCAGGCGGTGCATCTCCTCCTCCAAGTTCTCCGGGATGTTGTCGTACTGGAACGTCCAGAGGTACGTGAGCCACCCGGAGTCCTCGTCGCGGAGCCGTCGGTACGTCGCCAGGTCGTTCTCGTACAGGATAAACAGCGCCCGGCGCACGTCGTTGAGTTCGAGGTCCAGCTCCTCCGAGAGCTCCTCGTCCGTGACCTCGCCGTCCGGCGGGGCGGCCGCGACCGGCATCCCCTTCGGTCCGACGAGCTCGTGAAGGTACTTCTGGATGACGGGGTCCTCGAGCAGATCCTCAAAAGCCATTACCGGAACCTTGTTTCGACCACTCATTAAGTCTTTTGAGGCGTCTCCGCCAGCGAGTCGGGTCTCGCACGGTCTCGCCGGGGAACGGACCCGTCGATCGGTCGCCGTGGGTCGCCGGTCCGCGTCAGTCTTCGGTTCGCGTCGCTCGTCGGCCCGCTAGTCGCCGTCCCCGTCCGCTTCGTCCGCTGGGACGACCTTCTTGCCGGTCGCTTTCGGCACCACGTACTGGTCGGCGTCCTCCCACTCGCGGTCGAGTTCGCGGCCGTCGAACAGGCGGTCCAGGAAGACCGCGAGGCCGGCGACCTCCGAGTGGGGCTGGTTCGTGACGCCGACGTTCCAGTCGGCCGCCTCGTACACGTCGAACGGAACCTTCTCGGCCCCGACGACGACGAGCACCGGTTCGTCCTCGTGGGCCGCCCGGATATCGTCCTCGACGTCCTGAACGCGCTCGCCGTACATCGTGAGGTGGACGACCGCGCCGGGCCAGTCGCGGATAGTGGCCTTCGGCGAGTCGGTGAGCTCCGCCTCGAACGGGCCGCCGAACCGGTCGGTGATGTCGCGGATCGTCTCTCTGGCCTGCGACGACTCGGTCAGCACGACGCGGTCCGCGCCGAGCGCGCGGGCGGTCAGCCCGACGTGCGTGGTCATCCGCTCGTCGCGGCCGGGTCGGTGGCCGAGCCGTAGCACGGCGACCTCGGGTTCCCCCTGCATACGTGGAGCGTGGCAGGGGGACGGTTAGGGGGTTTCGCTTCCGCGACGAAGGGAGGCCGGCGGAACGGCGGCGGCGTCGCTGACCGTCGCGCGGTCGCGGAAAAATCCGAGGGTCGCTCAGGCCGTCACTTCGTTCCCTGCACGTCGACGACGAGCACCGGCACGTGCGTCGAGCGGAGCGTCCGCTCGGTGACGCTACCGAGCAGCGCCCGCTTGACGCCCGAGCGGCCGTGCGAGCCCATCACGACGAGGTCGATGTCGTTTTCGTCCACGTAGTCGGCGATGAGAACGTGGGGCTTGCCGGCGGAGACGTTTTCGACCGCCGTCAGCCCCCGCTCGCGGGCGCGGTCGGCGACGTAGCCGGTCGCCGCCTCCGCCCGTTCGCGGACTTCGTCCATCTCGGCGAAGTTGCCCTGTTCGATCCGGTCGATCTGTTCGCCGCCGAGACTGATGCTCAGCGAGTCGGTGTCGACCACGTACAGGGCGTGTACGCTGGCCTCGTACTTCTCGGCGAGGTCCAATGCGGAGTCGACCGCCGCCTCGGCGGTTTCGCTGCCGTCAGTCGGAACGAGTATTTTCTGATACATGGGTCAGTCGTCCGCGGGAGTGTCTCCGCCGCTGTTCGAGACGATGTCCTCGGCGGTCTGTTGCTGCCCCATCGGTTCGGGGCTGTGACATTGCCGGACCATCTTCTTGGTCTCTAACGGCGGTTCGGGAGTCGCCAGCGAGACCGCGATAGTGACGAGGAACACCAGCGGCGTCCCGACCAGTGCGGCGCCGATGGGCGGGACGTACTGAGCGTACAGCGGGACGAGCGCGCCCGATTCGCCGGCGGCCTCGCCGAGGAACCCGACGTAGTTGGGGAGCACGCTGT
Protein-coding regions in this window:
- a CDS encoding ATP-NAD kinase family protein, whose translation is MRRIGVVVNPIAGMGGRVGLKGTDGKVEEARERGAEPRAPERATDAQSALRERADGIDLLAAGGEMGADEARAAGFDPTVVTDPGAETSTEDTREAVRAFLDADVDLVLFAGGDGTAVDVAAVLDAADDDTPMLGIPAGVKVYSSVFGVTPEDAGRIAATFDAVADREINDIDEDAYRGGEVETDLKAVRPVPVAEDLQSSKQLGGGSVESLAAGFAADVEPDVTYVLGPGSTVGAIKAELGFDGSPLGVDVWQDGEVLARDAAEDEILDSLGERNVIVVSPIGGQGFIFGRGNDQISPAVIERSEVEVVASRAKLDGVGVLRVDTDDEAVDESLRGWRKVRVGRFERRMLQVV
- a CDS encoding competence/damage-inducible protein A, with amino-acid sequence MHAAVVTVGDELLSGDTTNTNATWLCDELDARGVVVERVTVVPDRVADIARVVNEYRAEYDVVVVTGGLGPTHDDVTMEGVAAAFGRDVVEHEEVLEWLEEHGGYTREDLTERTAHLPAGARVLHNEVGVAPGAVVESVYVLPGVPDEMTAMFELVADEFSGTTKHVTVVEADEPESALLDRLAALQEEFDVSVGSYPGDYVRVKISGPDEDVVAAAADWLEQRVDPVESHS
- a CDS encoding DUF7344 domain-containing protein, producing MTDSGFDALSNERCRELLVSLLDSDHRVVPELSDEAREIANSNEELLRKHLASSREVAGVDEDLLGVRLVHLPKIADYGFVEWDRDANVMSRGPRFDDLRPLLEMVDDPREVPPSEIPVMMRRSDGAETEFRR
- a CDS encoding sensor histidine kinase — encoded protein: MSGGSIDFDTTIESCRDEVTYWHRIIPVLGVLLLVVAVVRAVITFASSGILLEAVLDLVLVGSLGIVTLYIGVWLPNTTIRPEFYPRIVLWVFGGVAVMGIVLGLRVLHPGVNVEFTFGTQAVFLAIGSIAGLGIGVREAEAMIHAQTLKEQNEELKRAEEQLEEAVTKLEASNDRLEQFAYAASHDLQEPLRMVTSFLELLDDRHGDDLDEDGEEFLEFAVDGADRMREMIESLLEYSQVGTRGDALGPVDLDAVLDDVLADLKFRMEESDAELTREPLPAVEGDERQLRQVFQNLLTNAIRYSGDEPPVIHVSAKREGERWTVSVRDEGTGIDPDEAERVFEVFQRLHSQDDQPGSGIGLALCERIVDRHGGEIWVDSEPGVGSEFSFTLSPA
- a CDS encoding helix-turn-helix domain-containing protein, with amino-acid sequence MATEATFTVPADEFPLGSVFDRLPDVTVELERMIPARDVVVPYFWVRGTSIDDVEGAFADHPGVKGIELIDSVEDEYLLRVEWMLEYDGVLSTLTETEIPLVRAVGTNRQWTFDVRGDDRSDIAAFQRRCRELDIPITLTKLHALTPIETDTGAALTDSQREALVLAYERGYFNSPRDVTMAEIGDELGITQQAVASRLRRGIDQILGDTLSELEATSR
- a CDS encoding DUF5803 family protein; protein product: MNRRLVLATVAVALIAVTAGCSVGPFAEELDEEEVNEDAEYDWETNATATITIDGGEYQAVYNVTETSEIEVYEEGFSGNEPVHVRAVQFRYPNGTFVNGTDLDVRIDGGETVIELPDENGSVAYTAETRPKEFGSPVLVDGSYEVVLPPNHRTDNFLFGHVSPDPSAKEVVGDRMHIRWEDPDRNVFVRYYLQRDILIFGGLVAVLGAVMIAGLIYYLRQIRELENKRKEMGLDVETEDDEFDDGPPPGMR
- a CDS encoding DUF2110 family protein, giving the protein MVVLATKLYVEGDARERSLDSLRSLVANALGDLDVTYEVGVRHDDFPSVTVEGDDAVVARNLLREEWGEITGEFEAGETYVGTLERWDEDGFVLDAGEAVRIPADEIDLGPGSPAQVRERFGLVQHLPMRFVYGGENEPNRLADEERDRLYDWTRGDGRVNVNSATRGEVRATVNRAGHAQDIVTVERLGLLEQSIVCTESTDPPGLLASIGQYLPAELRAVVP
- a CDS encoding transcription factor, which translates into the protein MAFEDLLEDPVIQKYLHELVGPKGMPVAAAPPDGEVTDEELSEELDLELNDVRRALFILYENDLATYRRLRDEDSGWLTYLWTFQYDNIPENLEEEMHRLLEALENRREYERNHEFYLCEVDSIRFEFGEAMEFGFECPECGSPLEAMENTRLVDSMDERIDALRDELNVEA
- a CDS encoding tRNA (cytidine(56)-2'-O)-methyltransferase, translated to MQGEPEVAVLRLGHRPGRDERMTTHVGLTARALGADRVVLTESSQARETIRDITDRFGGPFEAELTDSPKATIRDWPGAVVHLTMYGERVQDVEDDIRAAHEDEPVLVVVGAEKVPFDVYEAADWNVGVTNQPHSEVAGLAVFLDRLFDGRELDREWEDADQYVVPKATGKKVVPADEADGDGD
- a CDS encoding universal stress protein → MYQKILVPTDGSETAEAAVDSALDLAEKYEASVHALYVVDTDSLSISLGGEQIDRIEQGNFAEMDEVRERAEAATGYVADRARERGLTAVENVSAGKPHVLIADYVDENDIDLVVMGSHGRSGVKRALLGSVTERTLRSTHVPVLVVDVQGTK